In Struthio camelus isolate bStrCam1 chromosome 20, bStrCam1.hap1, whole genome shotgun sequence, the DNA window GCTTCTATCATCAGCCTATTTTAAACAAGCCCATTTGAAGCAGTGCTCCAGGGCACATCTCCATCCCTGCCCCGTGGCTGGATTCGAGTAAAAACCCGGAGATTACAGGCTCCGTTGCACCCATCACCGCAGGGAGACAGAGACCAAGGAAGCGGTTGCGGCAGCCCAGGGTGACAGCCGCTCGGTGGGCAGCTCCCTCCCCTACCTCCGCTCTCTTGGTCCCAGATCTTCACTTTGCGGTCGTACGAGGACGTGGCAATGACAGGGGCCGGCGCCAGGCCCCGGGGAAGGAAGACACACGAGGCTGTGGTTTGGAGATGCCCTCTGTACTCGCGCACTTGGCTCCTCGTCTGCCGCAGGTCCCACAGCTGCAAGGCAACGGGCAGCGTTTAGAGTCCAGGCAACCTCTGGGCTCTGTCATCGTCACTTGATGACACAGCTGTTTTACAAggaaagcaagttttttttttgtttacagagTGCCCTGAGAGAGGGGGGAACATCTGCTATTACAGAAGACTCATGAAAAGGAGAGACCAGAAGAAACTGAGGAGCTCGACCAGGAGCCTCAGGCCCAGCTGTGATACCGGTGTGAAGCCAAACCAGCGCCACGAGCAGCCCCTCTGGGCACTGATCTGCTGCGCGCCATGGAgatcagagaaaacagaaaaagcagaaaagaaaaaaaaaaacagaaaaagcagaaaagcagataaCGCAGGAATCGCTGCCCGGCGAACTCACGGTTGCTTCACAGCCCTCCCCAGCGAagccgccgctgctgctgacGCAGTAGCGCCCGTCCTGGCTCACATCGCAGCACGTCTGAATGTGCCGCTTGCCCAGGAACGTATGTGCCACCTGCAGCTCCCGGCTATCCCAGATCCTGAAAGCACAGGAGCGGGGAAGGGGGGCTCTGACACGCTACTGCAACGATGGGCACAGCCCCCTTTCCCAGACTGACCACTCTTCTTCCATGATCTCTTGGCATATTTCCCAAGCTGTAACTCCCTCTTCAGTGGCCGCCGGTAAGATTTACCTGATCGTTTTATCCTCTGAGGCCTGGATGACGTAAGGCTCCCCGGGAACCCAGCACAGATGTGTCACCTGCGGAGGGGAAGGGATGAGCAGGCAGCCCGGGCTGACGTCTGCCTGTAACACAGAACCACGGAGCTCCCCTGTCCTTGCTCTCCTTGCGCTGCGTATTGAGCAAGAAATGTTGgatagttttggtttttttcccccgtttcCCATCAGTGCTGCTCCCCTACTGGGAGCGACAGGTTCAGTCCCACGTGGTTATCAGCAGGCAGGGAGGCACCAACGCTGAACGGGACCCAGCACCGTGGAAACACGGGCACCCAAAGACACTCACAACTCTGCCGCTGAGCTGACGCAAAAGGGCATGCAGACCCTACCACAAAACGCACTTCCTGAcggctctgctcagcactgggcGTTAATAAATTGCCGTATGTGTCTCAGTATCTTTGTGCTAGGGGGGtttgttttcctggaaaagagGGTAAGCAGCCTCAAGTTCAAATCTCCACAAGTGCAAAGGCACCTGTGCAGCGCATCTTGGGCTCAGCGTAGCGCCAAGCTCCGGCAGATCCTCTTTGCACAGTTTTACACGCGGATCGACCGAGCAGGCAGAGAGTTGCCTTTATAGGACGAAGGGAACCAGCGGCTCCTACCAGATTCCTGGAGATACCAGCTCTGCACAGGCGCTCTCCAGTCTCTACGTCCCACTTGCAAACGGTGTTGTCTCGTGAACCTGTGCACAGGTGGGAGGCATCTGCAACCACAAGTCAATGTCCaaaaattgtaaagaaaaattGTAAAGAAATCACCATTTGGGGAACAGGAGTCAGTTATTCCTCACCTGGGCTCACGGCTAGTCCAGTAACGACCAGGTCGTGTCCTGGGAAATGCTGCCTTGGTTCTGAAGTCCCGTGAAGCTCCCACATCATCGCAGTCTTGTCACGGGATGCGCTGAAGACTCTCTTTGAGTCAAGGGCACAGGTGACCTGCCCAGGACAAGATGGGAGACGTACCTCAGACTTCCTGCTCAAGTCAGCAGCGTGTGGGGAAAGCACGGCACTCCTGCTGCCGTGTCAAAGCTCCAGGCGTGCATAAATGAGACCAGAGGAGAGCCTGACCctcaaaatgccttttttatgTTTCGTTTTGGGTCAGGAGCAATAACGATACCGCAAGGTTGGAATAACAATGCTGAAATGGCAAGATCGAGTCCCTCTTGCTCTGAATGCCAAGCTCCAGGGTCTTCCTGATTCCCTTCCCCTTAAAAGGGAATTTTTTCAAAGGGAGGTTAGCCCGCCAGTGTGATTTGCTATGATGTCCCTCCTCACCCTGAAATGGTGCCTTCATCAGACCTGTGGTGCACCATCAAACCTGTACAGACCTGTCACTATTTGGACTTCCTGCACAGACAATAGCGCTGAGACAGCTAGATCCAGTAAGAGCTATGAAAGAAAAAGCCCTCAACGTCTCCACTTGCCCTCAGGTATGCCCCAACCGGAGACAGACTGGAGAACATGTTGGCAATAGCCTGTGAAAACCTAAAAGAAATGCAGCATGAAGAACAGAGGCAGTCTAATAAAGCAGCCCACGTGAGGACATCTGAACCTGGAGAGGTTTCTGCCCTCGTAGTTCAGCTCACTGGCTGTGGCTTTATGAAGCAACACAAAAGCTTAACCCAAGTGATTTATCTGCTCTCAAGCaggcaagaaaaggcagctcCTGGTTCA includes these proteins:
- the WDR31 gene encoding WD repeat-containing protein 31 isoform X3, which produces MGKLQSKTNLHTSKYRADGSAEKTGPVRGVQQYSPVHADAVTSVAALKPDLCVSGGKDKSVVVCNWTSGAVLRRFVGHEREITKVTCALDSKRVFSASRDKTAMMWELHGTSEPRQHFPGHDLVVTGLAVSPDASHLCTGSRDNTVCKWDVETGERLCRAGISRNLVTHLCWVPGEPYVIQASEDKTIRIWDSRELQVAHTFLGKRHIQTCCDVSQDGRYCVSSSGGFAGEGCEATLWDLRQTRSQVREYRGHLQTTASCVFLPRGLAPAPVIATSSYDRKVKIWDQESGGRGGSCPPSGCHPGLPQPLPWSLSPCGDGCNGACNLRVFTRIQPRGRDGDVPWSTASNGLV
- the WDR31 gene encoding WD repeat-containing protein 31 isoform X4, with protein sequence MGKLQSKTNLHTSKYRADGSAEKTGPVRGVQQYSPVHADAVTSVAALKPDLCVSGGKDKSVVVCNWTSGAVLRRFVGHEREITKVTCALDSKRVFSASRDKTAMMWELHGTSEPRQHFPGHDLVVTGLAVSPDASHLCTGSRDNTVCKWDVETGERLCRAGISRNLVTHLCWVPGEPYVIQASEDKTIRIWDSRELQVAHTFLGKRHIQTCCDVSQDGRYCVSSSGGFAGEGCEATLWDLRQTRSQVREYRGHLQTTASCVFLPRGLAPAPVIATSSYDRKVKIWDQESGACLATLYLEGAGPLAACDASTLLCAGFNAGVRLLRLSSRPALELEEVAAF
- the WDR31 gene encoding WD repeat-containing protein 31 isoform X2 is translated as MGKLQSKTNLHTSKYRADGSAEKTGPVRGVQQYSPVHADAVTSVAALKPDLCVSGGKDKSVVVCNWTSGAVLRRFVGHEREITKVTCALDSKRVFSASRDKTAMMWELHGTSEPRQHFPGHDLVVTGLAVSPDASHLCTGSRDNTVCKWDVETGERLCRAGISRNLADVSPGCLLIPSPPQVTHLCWVPGEPYVIQASEDKTIRIWDSRELQVAHTFLGKRHIQTCCDVSQDGRYCVSSSGGFAGEGCEATLWDLRQTRSQVREYRGHLQTTASCVFLPRGLAPAPVIATSSYDRKVKIWDQESGACLATLYLEGAGPLAACDASTLLCAGFNAGVRLLRLSSRPALELEEVAAF
- the WDR31 gene encoding WD repeat-containing protein 31 isoform X1, with the translated sequence MGKLQSKTNLHTSKYRADGSAEKTGPVRGVQQYSPVHADAVTSVAALKPDLCVSGGKDKSVVVCNWTSGAVLRRFVGHEREITKVTCALDSKRVFSASRDKTAMMWELHGTSEPRQHFPGHDLVVTGLAVSPDASHLCTGSRDNTVCKWDVETGERLCRAGISRNLVTHLCWVPGEPYVIQASEDKTIRIWDSRELQVAHTFLGKRHIQTCCDVSQDGRYCVSSSGGFAGEGCEATLWDLRQTRSQVREYRGHLQTTASCVFLPRGLAPAPVIATSSYDRKVKIWDQESGGACMSLSSAAWGQQLCTSALSASVINRREQKGSRGSADLVSGSLSACYRNGTSLKKSFPEPLPGHSVPRRSGPAGRLRRLHPALRRF